In the Bacteroidota bacterium genome, one interval contains:
- a CDS encoding response regulator transcription factor yields the protein MIRILVADDHAMVREGLKKTLGDEPDMRVVGEAKDAREVLSLARDVPADVLVLDISMPGESGLSILHELSKTAKHLRVLILSMHPEERFAVRALKEGASGYLTKESAPHELAMAIRKIASGRKYISTGMAEKLADGLQSGNTALPHELLSEREYEVFLQLASGRSVGDVAKVLSLSIPTISTHRRRILEKMHLRTNAEIIQYAYANKLIH from the coding sequence ATGATTCGCATACTTGTAGCCGACGACCACGCCATGGTGCGTGAAGGACTCAAAAAGACGCTTGGCGACGAACCCGACATGCGTGTTGTTGGAGAGGCGAAAGACGCACGCGAAGTTCTCTCGCTTGCCCGTGACGTTCCCGCCGATGTTCTTGTTCTTGATATTTCCATGCCGGGCGAAAGCGGACTCTCGATCTTGCACGAACTCTCAAAAACTGCAAAACACCTGCGCGTTCTCATTCTCAGTATGCACCCCGAGGAACGATTCGCCGTCCGCGCATTGAAGGAGGGCGCATCCGGGTATCTGACGAAAGAATCTGCCCCTCACGAGCTTGCAATGGCAATCAGAAAAATTGCCTCAGGCCGGAAATATATCAGCACAGGAATGGCGGAAAAGCTGGCCGACGGATTGCAGAGCGGTAACACTGCGTTACCACACGAACTTCTGTCAGAACGCGAATATGAGGTGTTTTTGCAGCTTGCTTCAGGCAGGTCCGTAGGCGATGTTGCAAAAGTCCTTTCATTGAGCATTCCTACCATCAGTACACATCGCAGACGTATTCTGGAGAAGATGCACCTCCGCACGAATGCCGAGATTATTCAGTACGCGTATGCCAACAAATTGATTCATTAA